A window of the Brassica napus cultivar Da-Ae chromosome A2, Da-Ae, whole genome shotgun sequence genome harbors these coding sequences:
- the LOC111207549 gene encoding LOW QUALITY PROTEIN: mitochondrial Rho GTPase 1 (The sequence of the model RefSeq protein was modified relative to this genomic sequence to represent the inferred CDS: inserted 2 bases in 1 codon) — MAAAAVDCPGSLKSVRIVVVGDKGTGKSSLIVAAATDSFPPNVPPVLPDTKLPFEFFPDGIPVTIVDTSSRPEDRNMVAEELKQADAVVLTYACDRPETLEGLTTYWLPELRRLEVKVPIIVAGCKLDFRDDNNQVSLEQVMSPIMQQFREIETCIECSALKQLQAQEVFYYAQKTVLHPTGPLFDQEAQALKPRCVRALKRIFILCDQDRDGALSEAELNDFQVKCFHAPLQPSEIEGVKRVVQEKLPEGVNERGLTVTGFLFLHALFIEKGRLETTWTVLRKFGYNNEIRLADELLPPSLFKRTPDQSVELTDVAIEFLKGVFMMFDDDEDNNLRPQEIEDLFSTAPESPWKDAPYDGAAEKTALGGLSCDAFLSLWSLMTLLEPAKSVEYLIYIGFPGDPSSAIRLTRRRRLDRKKQQCERKVFQCFVFGPNNAGKSALLNCFLGRSYENHGSTTDERYAVNMVDDSGSAKKTLVMREIPDDGAKGLFSSKESLAACDIAVFVYDSSDESSWKRATELLVEVATHGEATGYEVPCLMVSAKDDLDSFPICIQESTRVTQDMGIEPPVSISSKLGDFNNLFRKIVTAAQHPHLSIPETEAGKSRKHYNRLINRSLMAVSIGAAAVVVGLAAYRVYAXQERALLPEKI; from the exons ATGGCGGCTGCTGCTGTTGATTGTCCCGGCTCGCTCAAATCCGTGCGAATCGTTGTGGTTGGTGACAAGGGAACTGGAAAATCGAGCTTGATTGTTGCTGCGGCTACCGATTCGTTCCCTCCCAATGTGCCTCCCGTGTTGCCTGATACCAAGCTCCCTTTTGAGTTCTTCCCTGATGGTATTCCCGTCACCATTGTCGACACTTCCTCCAG GCCGGAAGATAGGAACATGGTTGCCGAGGAATTGAAGCAGGCAGATGCGGTGGTTTTGACGTATGCATGTGACCGACCTGAGACACTTGAAGGTTTGACTACATACTGGCTTCCGGAGCTTCGGCGATTAGAG gtaAAAGTTCCTATAATAGTAGCAGGTTGTAAGCTTGACTTCAGAGACGACAATAACCAGGTCAGCCTCGAACAAGTGATGTCACCTATAATGCAGCAGTTCCGGGAGATTGAGACTTGTATCGAGTGCTCTGCCCTGAAGCAACTCCAG GCACAAGAAGTTTTCTATTATGCGCAAAAAACTGTCCTTCACCCAACAGGACCTCTGTTCGATCAAGAAGCCCAGGCATTGAAGCCCCGGTGTGTAAGGGCCTTGAAGCGTATCTTTATACTGTGTGATCAGGACAGAGATGGTGCTCTTAGCGAGGCTGAGCTAAATGATTTTCAG GTCAAGTGCTTTCATGCACCATTGCAGCCTTCTGAAATTGAAGGTGTTAAGAGGGTTGTACAAGAAAAGTTGCCAGAAGGTGTGAACGAAAGAGGACTGACAGTGACTGGCTTCCTGTTTCTACACGCACTTTTTATTGAGAAAGGGAGGCTCGAGACAACATGGACTGTGCTTAGGAAGTTTGGGTATAACAATGAGATAAGACTTGCTGATGAATTGCTCCCACCTTCATTATTCAAACGAACACCTGATCAG AGTGTCGAGTTGACAGATGTAGCAATCGAATTCTTGAAAGGAGTGTTTATGATGTTTGATGACGATGag GATAATAATCTGAGACCTCAAGAGATCGAGGATCTTTTTTCAACTGCACCTGAAAG TCCTTGGAAAGATGCTCCTTATGATGGTGCTGCGGAGAAAACTGCCCTTGGAGGACTATCATGTGACGCTTTCCTGTCACTG TGGTCACTGATGACACTACTAGAACCAGCTAAGAGTGTGGAATATTTGATTTACATTGGATTCCCTGGTGATCCATCTTCTGCCATTCGTCTTACTAGGAGAAGACGTTTAGATCGCAAAAAGCAACAATGCGAAAGAAAAGTTTTCCAGTGCTTTGTGTTTGGACCCAATAACGCTGGAAAATCTGCATTACTGAATTGCTTTCTTGGAAG GTCATATGAAAACCATGGATCAACCACTGATGAGCGCTATGCAGTAAATATGGTGGATGACTCTGGG AGTGCAAAGAAAACTCTCGTGATGAGGGAAATTCCAGACGATGGGGCTAAAGGGCTATTTTCATCCAAGGAGTCGTTGGCTGCGTGTGACATAGCTGTCTTCGTGTATGACAG CTCTGATGAGTCCTCATGGAAGAGAGCGACTGAGCTGCTTGTAGAAGTTGCAACTCACGGAGAGGCCACTGGATATGAGGTCCCTTGCCTCATGGTCTCAGCGAAAGACGATCTTGATTCCTTCCCAATTTGCATACAAGAATCCACCAGG GTGACACAAGATATGGGAATAGAGCCTCCGGTATCCATCAGCTCCAAACTGGGTGATTTCAACAACTTATTCCGCAAGATCGTAACTGCAGCGCAACATCCTCATCTGAGTATTCCAGAGACGGAAGCAGGAAAAAGCCGCAAACATTACAACAGGCTGATCAACCGCTCTCTTATGGCTGTTTCAA TTGGAGCTGCTGCTGTGGTCGTTGGACTGGCTGCATACCGTGTGTATGC GCAAGAAAGAGCGCTTCTGCCTGAGAAGATTTGA